The following DNA comes from Nymphalis io chromosome 12, ilAglIoxx1.1, whole genome shotgun sequence.
TTGAGAACCTATAGTATAATCAATACAAAACAATGAATAAGAGTATCAAAATGCTCGAAACGTGTACTATGGTCAATTTTGGACAACACTAGTCTTAGTAAATCGTCTCTATGTTCCATAACgagatatgatttttttttaacggaATAATTTAAAGTGTACCCAACACTAACGTAAAAtaacttacatattttattccTAACGTGCCTAACGTTAGGAACAAAAtatgtaagttatttttgtttCCTTCTGTAGTACCGGGCCTTAACTGCGTGCATTGTCTAATTATCTTGTAAGTACGTAGATTAGTAGATTTTCTTTAACAATAAGTACGATAAGTATTATAAGCATGAACTTAATTTGACATCAAATTGGTTAAAGAGGTAGTGCTTGCCCGAATATTAACCcacaatatttgtttaatatgcagttgcttaatataaacatataataagtgTTGCAAAATAAATTCGAAGTAGATGAGATGAAATGagtaaaatttttatacattttttataaaacatttatacaagCTCATCCCCGGATTCATGAAAATGAAGTGAATTAATCAGCTAGTCAATTATCAGTGATCACGATACGATCGACTGATTTATAATTAAGCACGCTCCGTGTGATTCGGTGTGATGTTTCAGATATTCGCAGCGAACATTTAATTTACTTGCACGTTTTTACTATACTGAAAATTTTCGTCAAAAACTTGTTATAGCGtgcaatgaaatatttttataacgacaTACGTTGAATTCAAATAgacgtttatataaatttattatcgtTTAATTCTTCCGTATTGTTGTTATGATGACAATAAACAATTGCGTAGAGTAATAATTCATAACTCAGTTGAACCTCTGGGCATCAAAACTACTAATTGAGAACTCTCACGATACGTCTCCGGTTCTATTCCGTTTCAACTTCGACCGAAACGCAACTGGATCGTTAtgttagtagaataggaaaaTACCTTAACGGCAATGATTACGTTTCGAATCGATTgggataaagtgacaatttgttactAAAAAGCCACAGGTTGTTCTAttaacacttatattatttcgatagtaaaggtattttttaaatattttcactgGCATTTACCATTGAGAGATTATAGAAAAtttcaagaaaaaataaattcagatTAAAAGTTCATAGCTAAAACCTTCGTTTACCTTATTATAGTGTTTAGGTCTTCAGCTTTGTATACAACCTTGGTCTTAGGGTCGTAAAAACCGTCTCCCGTATCATAATAACCAGGTGGTACTGGTCGCGTGGGTTGGTCTGCTGTGAGATACGATTGACCAGCTGGTTTAAAGCCATTATCATACTCTATCGTGTACCTAGAACAAGATGccgtttatatacaatttttttaaagagcGAATtaggttatttataaatttatcgttttatttttaataaacaatataacaactataataataaatgataaaatattgtttgtcaaaatatatttttagttaaaaaattgataaattgcaatcataaaaaatatacttagcaTACTAAGTCCcatcgaaataaaataacttgcTCTGCACGTAGatcaaataatgttataaattatatcaaaatgtgtgccaaatacagtttttataaaAGAAGCGCTTTATTCTTCACCGATTGGCAAAGCACAAATTACTTACATAATAGCCGCCACGAGAGCGATAGACTGTGCCAAGTTTTTAGCATTTACCGAAAAATATGATAGAAAAATGTTTGCTTTGTTTGTACCtaagttatttgattttaaaatttattttaatccatTAAGATAAATCGGATTAGTGGAAtgtgctttattttatattttagaattagtAATGTGGTCAACacaaatatacacacatacatttaCACATATTTGGATATTATATGTTGCGCTCAAAatgcattattaaataaatcaaaacctGTGGCTAACCTTCTATCAGGCATCCTACAATATTTCCAATCTATTTCGCTGTACTCCAAGCCATCAGCAAATATGAGTCTCCGTTCAGTTAACTGACCCTTGTTCCATGTGCCATGAAGGACAGTACCATTAGGATATATTAATTGGCCGTCACCATGGAACATCCCGTCATCGAATTCACCTTCGTACACTACACCTGGTGTCAAAATTCCTATTATGATTTACTTACATTTACTGAAATtacatagatattatttttagttattgattatattattgccCAGTAGTAAGTAAATGACAGGCAATTAACTTAccttgcataattattatagccaATAACAAAGCTTGgtcttgtaatataaaaaataattataaataaagtatttgtaaaatattgatGTTATAGGATATCTATTAAAGATGCGAGGGCGAAGTAATCGGTACAGAATATACTGCCTTTTTTCATGCTGATAGACTATGtttctctattttatttttctctctCTTGTTGTAAtcattacactgactcacttacccttcaaattgAAACgcaaaatctatttattatatattacaaaagtacAATAATTTACTCAAAATGATATATTCCTGTAAACGAGGTAAATGTATTAAGTTACTCTAAACACAACACTTTGAACACAATATTCTACACTACAGTAATTTAGGTATGCAACGTAATGTTAATATCGTATATCTCCACTTAAGCACCGTTGGGCTAACAAGTACGGTCAAATTTCCTAAGCTTAACAAGCTACTCCTTAGGAAATGATCCTTGTAGTGAGGTTTACCTCAAACTTACAGCTAGGCTAACCTTATTATACTAACTAGTAATATATGACGTAAGGGATGTGAAGCTAAATTTGCTTGGAATAAAGTAGTGTCTTATATTAACTCTTTTCACACTATTTAGAATAACAAACCAGCTAGTCCTTACATTTGTAGAACACACAActcattctattatataaaaaaagtcgttacaataaataaaaattgcgtATTAAGTAAATGTGTATTTGGTAAATCGCTCTTATACACGCATTCTCAAGAGACacacacatgtatatatatttgtatgtgtgtgtgtacatatatattatatatatatattatatatatatatatatatataatatatattatatatattatatatattatataccatgTCAGTACGTTGTGAATAGCAAATTTATTGTCTTTTGTTAGATCTGTGTCTTGTATATAACTCAAACAAAATCGTGTAGTCCCTTATTTGagcttattgtaaaaaatattagaaatttaatATAGCAATATTGAAACACGGatgaataagtaaatattacaagtcATTGTTTATTAAAAGACTTTACAAAATGAGTATGGCTCTTATACcaagttttacttttattccTTAAAATCTTtctgggtataattataaaGTGAACAGTTAAGCTTTTTTGGTTTTTTACACAGTAATTAACCGAATGTGTTTGTTAAATCCGACTATACTAACCATTTAGAAACTTGTAAACACCATAGCCACTCATTCCCAGCATGTCCCAAGTGCCTTCGTACTGGGAGCCCGTGGGAAACTTCTTCATTGATCGTAGGACCCGGGGTATGTCCAAGGATATGGTCCTATAGGTTTGATAGTCTCAAAAGAAATCAATAAATCATTTAACCAAGTCTGATActttaatagatttaattttttatatgaacctttgtttttgtcattttttatttataacacgatCGTTAGGCAAATGAGAAAGAAATTCAGAATCAAagtcaatactttgtattatacAAGTCAGACAATATTATGTTTGGCTGGTAAAATAACTGGGTGGCATCGCGTTTGTATGTGGagcttacattaaaattttgctaCATTATAACAAACTTTGTAACTggtgtatttttgtgttccagcTAGTTTAGATGAACTCTGAAtacattttagttataataaaagtacgaaAGGATTTGGAGTTAACAATATGCTTATGTAAATTgagatattgtataaaaaaacaaaaaaaatttttcgaGAGGGTTCAGGCGGAGGATGAACAACTTTACGTATTGTACGGGGaatgaagttattttaaatggatatttgaaaaaaaaaacatacttgcATTCTTCGTTGTGAGCTTCTGAGAACTTTCTCATCAAATTTTCCCATTGAGACACGCGCTTTGTACTAGCTctgtaaataagtaaaaaaataattatatctacaTTAATATTCAGCACTTTTAACTGAATACCACTGCTTTTAAACTCaactaaatgttttaattgaattaaataaatgcgaaagtgagtttgtttgcttattccgctttcacgtcttaataatttaaaaaatcatcatgtaattttgaataaatcgtatatcaggggtacagaaaaggacataagtACCTTATAGTGCCCCCCCTCCACAGATGTGTGAAGTCACGGGTGGAAATTAGTATAATAAgtttagaattatttatctttaatcatTCTTTTTTCGCTTGCCCATCTCTTTTATTGTACTGGACTGGGACTGGCGTAGTGTATTTTATAGCACTGCAAAATAGCATTTGGCAGACTTTTATAGCTGGCCGGTAGCCTGTCACAAACTCTGCTTGAAATGCTTTTTGTTAGTTTCCAGACACTATACGAGATATTGAGACGCTAAGTGCTACGTAAGTCGTAGTATTATTGACAAGTGCATTAAACATCCAATATAATCCTTTAGTCGGCTCTTAAGACCCTTATGGTAGAGATAGAACGACATTATTCCGAATTTCGAAAGCCAAATAATCGAtttcataatttgtattatttaattattatttttttatattaattttgacaactaaacttacaatttattttattaaattctcaaaatcaaaaatattacttaaacttAAGAAGCTTCAATAGGCttcttatttttgtaattttagatatacttaataataaacgtaTTAATAGGTAACTTACTCGGTACTTTCCCTCCATTTATTGATCgacataatttattcaagttgAGATAAATGGAGAACAACGAAATAAAATCGTCCTCAGAAAAAAATCTTCTGTGGAATAAgggcatttttaaataatatttaaacttaacttACTTAAGAAGATAATACGGAGGATTTAACATAACAaggtaattgtataatttagttATAGTGTTCAGATTGCAACTTTGTAGTACAGAAGCAATGCAATTATTAACAATTGACGATACGGTTTTAAACTATATACAACAACTATATTACTACTATATACGATTGAATggtaa
Coding sequences within:
- the LOC126772557 gene encoding MORN repeat-containing protein 5-like translates to MSINKWRESTEASTKRVSQWENLMRKFSEAHNEECKTISLDIPRVLRSMKKFPTGSQYEGTWDMLGMSGYGVYKFLNGVVYEGEFDDGMFHGDGQLIYPNGTVLHGTWNKGQLTERRLIFADGLEYSEIDWKYCRMPDRRYTIEYDNGFKPAGQSYLTADQPTRPVPPGYYDTGDGFYDPKTKVVYKAEDLNTIIRSPSVREQKWIIDNCRTSPDLPLGPRKDLYEEWLEPQVKLIKPPPPASTSRATESAQPLRDLEPEIGDGRESIFWRKSSSRWNQRPLIKFDTLI